From a single Oceaniferula flava genomic region:
- a CDS encoding efflux RND transporter permease subunit: MEKAIHWFSKNHVAANFVMLLVLLAGFTTWFKLKKEVFPNVSLDAVLIQVPFPNATPEEVEDGILLPVEDAIADVDGIKRVTSTAMESMGAVTVEVETGYDVREVMTDVKTKVDAITNLPEEAEKATIEEARLDMQVMSVAVSADVDEKTLRQIGERVRDGLLDYQPAPPTKDFAGMKDGIMRMLRGVPKITKAELSAVRPYEISIEVSEQTLRSYQLTLGQVADAVRRSSLDLPSGSVRTSAGEVVIRAKGKRYTAKEFENVVVATKPDGSQLLLHDVAEVVDGFEDVDISSHFDGRRTVLINVFRTGEQDTLLMAEGVRDYIENVAPQDLPEGVQLELWNDGSLLLDGRLSLLLRNGATGLILVFIVLALFLRPSLAFLVALGIPVSFAGGIWLMPEMDISVNMISLFAFILVLGIVVDDAIVVGENVYSRIQKGEHPREASWKGTHEVGTVVIFGILTTMAAFTPMLGLSGVSGKIWPNIPLIVIPVLLFSLLQSKLVLPSHLALLRPHNDNQNVNFIFRLQRRVAKGLERFVEHFYRPLLSWCLRFRYIVWSAFIALFFLMIGLVAGKWVPFEFMPKVEGDVVTAKLEMPVGIAFKSTEAEIEKMEKAAQRVGNRHKDIHGDPVLVHVLATAGTQPFQTGFGGQSVPIGSNVGEVTVQLSAAADRTISADEFITEWRKEIGMIAGVVELSFRQETGAGGNAIDIEISGRDLEMLQKASDHITSELAGYSGVKDISTNSRKGKREMVFDEITPAGKALGFDLASVSNQVRQAFYGDEVQRIQRGRDEVKVMVRYPEDERRSIENLEDVRLRTETGDEVPLGVVAKAVPARGPASIHRVDRKRAIKISADVDRARANANEVVDRFNSEVLDDLSVKFPGVKWDYLGEQKDQKDSMTEMSQKFIFALLGIYVLMAIPLKSYVQPIIVMAVIPFGIVGAVLGHIVMGMELSIMSMCGLIALSGVVVNDSLVLVEYVNRHRKEAGGLHEAVNNAGAARFRPILLTSLTTFAGLMPMLVETDMQARFLIPMAVSLGFGILFATFITLLLVPSVYVMMEDLANLFRGKKQSSES, encoded by the coding sequence ATGGAAAAAGCCATCCATTGGTTCAGTAAGAACCACGTTGCGGCGAACTTCGTCATGCTGCTTGTTCTCCTGGCTGGGTTCACCACCTGGTTCAAGCTGAAGAAGGAAGTGTTTCCCAACGTTTCGCTCGATGCGGTGCTGATCCAGGTGCCGTTTCCCAATGCCACCCCCGAAGAGGTGGAAGACGGGATTTTGCTGCCGGTGGAAGATGCCATCGCAGATGTCGACGGCATCAAGCGGGTGACCTCGACCGCCATGGAGTCGATGGGCGCCGTCACCGTGGAGGTGGAAACTGGCTACGATGTCCGCGAGGTGATGACGGATGTGAAAACCAAGGTGGATGCCATCACCAACCTCCCGGAAGAAGCGGAGAAGGCGACCATTGAAGAGGCTCGTCTGGATATGCAGGTGATGAGCGTCGCGGTCTCAGCCGATGTCGATGAAAAGACTCTGCGGCAAATTGGGGAGAGGGTTAGAGATGGTTTGTTAGACTACCAGCCAGCACCTCCAACCAAAGATTTTGCCGGCATGAAGGACGGCATCATGCGGATGCTGCGCGGCGTCCCGAAGATTACCAAGGCGGAGCTGTCAGCGGTCCGCCCCTATGAGATATCCATCGAGGTGTCCGAGCAAACATTGCGCAGCTATCAGTTAACGCTGGGGCAGGTGGCGGATGCGGTTAGACGCAGTTCGCTCGATCTTCCCAGTGGCTCCGTGCGGACCTCTGCCGGTGAAGTGGTGATCCGTGCCAAGGGCAAACGTTACACCGCGAAGGAGTTCGAAAATGTGGTGGTGGCCACCAAGCCGGACGGCTCTCAACTGCTGCTCCACGACGTTGCCGAGGTGGTCGATGGTTTTGAAGATGTCGACATCAGCTCCCACTTTGACGGTCGGCGCACGGTATTGATCAATGTGTTCCGCACTGGCGAGCAAGACACGCTTCTGATGGCGGAAGGGGTGCGTGATTATATTGAAAATGTCGCCCCCCAGGATCTCCCCGAGGGCGTTCAGTTAGAGCTGTGGAATGACGGCAGTTTGCTCTTGGACGGTCGACTGAGCCTGCTGCTTCGCAATGGTGCTACCGGCTTGATTCTGGTGTTCATCGTCTTGGCGCTGTTTCTTCGTCCGAGCCTGGCCTTCTTGGTGGCACTCGGGATTCCCGTTTCCTTTGCAGGAGGAATCTGGCTGATGCCTGAAATGGATATTTCGGTGAATATGATTTCACTCTTCGCCTTCATCCTGGTGCTTGGTATCGTGGTGGACGATGCCATTGTGGTGGGTGAGAACGTTTACAGTAGAATCCAAAAAGGAGAGCATCCACGTGAAGCCAGTTGGAAGGGCACCCACGAAGTTGGCACGGTGGTCATTTTCGGCATTCTAACCACCATGGCCGCATTCACGCCGATGTTAGGCTTGAGTGGAGTTAGTGGTAAAATTTGGCCGAACATCCCCCTCATCGTCATTCCGGTGCTGTTGTTCTCGCTGCTGCAATCGAAGTTGGTGCTGCCGTCTCACCTGGCATTGCTGCGGCCTCACAACGACAATCAGAACGTGAATTTCATCTTCCGTTTGCAGCGTCGCGTGGCCAAGGGGCTGGAGCGCTTTGTCGAGCATTTCTACCGCCCGCTGCTTAGCTGGTGCCTGCGCTTCCGCTACATTGTGTGGTCGGCATTCATCGCCTTGTTTTTCCTGATGATCGGTCTGGTGGCCGGCAAGTGGGTGCCCTTCGAGTTTATGCCCAAGGTGGAAGGGGACGTGGTCACCGCCAAATTGGAAATGCCGGTGGGTATTGCCTTCAAGAGCACCGAGGCGGAAATCGAGAAGATGGAGAAAGCCGCCCAGCGCGTGGGAAATCGGCACAAGGACATCCATGGAGATCCGGTGCTGGTACACGTCCTCGCCACAGCTGGCACGCAGCCGTTTCAGACTGGCTTCGGCGGCCAAAGCGTGCCCATTGGCAGCAATGTGGGTGAGGTCACTGTGCAGCTGTCTGCCGCTGCCGATCGCACGATCTCCGCCGACGAGTTCATCACCGAGTGGCGCAAGGAGATCGGAATGATCGCCGGGGTAGTGGAGCTGAGTTTCCGACAAGAAACCGGTGCCGGCGGGAATGCCATCGACATTGAAATCTCCGGTCGCGATCTCGAGATGTTGCAAAAGGCGTCCGACCACATTACCTCCGAGTTAGCTGGCTACAGCGGGGTGAAAGATATTTCCACCAACAGCCGGAAAGGCAAACGTGAGATGGTCTTCGATGAAATCACTCCGGCGGGTAAAGCGCTTGGGTTTGACTTGGCGAGCGTTTCCAACCAAGTCCGCCAGGCATTTTATGGCGACGAGGTGCAGCGTATTCAGCGGGGGCGTGATGAGGTGAAGGTGATGGTGCGCTATCCGGAGGACGAGCGTCGATCAATTGAAAATCTGGAGGATGTTAGACTGCGAACCGAGACCGGCGACGAAGTGCCACTCGGCGTGGTGGCCAAGGCGGTGCCAGCACGTGGACCGGCGTCGATTCATCGGGTCGACCGCAAACGGGCGATCAAAATCAGCGCGGACGTGGATCGGGCCAGAGCCAATGCCAACGAAGTGGTCGATCGCTTTAACTCGGAGGTGTTAGATGATCTCTCGGTGAAATTCCCTGGAGTCAAGTGGGACTATCTTGGTGAGCAAAAGGATCAGAAAGACAGCATGACCGAGATGAGTCAGAAATTCATCTTTGCCTTGTTAGGTATCTATGTGCTGATGGCAATTCCGCTGAAATCCTACGTGCAGCCGATCATCGTCATGGCTGTGATTCCTTTTGGCATCGTCGGAGCGGTGCTGGGTCACATTGTGATGGGAATGGAGCTCAGCATCATGTCGATGTGCGGGCTGATTGCGCTCTCCGGTGTGGTGGTCAACGATAGCTTGGTGTTAGTCGAATACGTCAACCGTCACCGCAAGGAAGCTGGCGGACTGCATGAGGCGGTGAACAATGCCGGTGCCGCCCGATTCCGCCCGATTCTGCTGACCTCGCTCACCACCTTTGCGGGGCTCATGCCGATGCTGGTGGAGACGGATATGCAGGCGCGTTTCCTGATCCCAATGGCGGTGTCGCTTGGTTTCGGCATCTTGTTTGCCACCTTCATCACCTTGCTGTTAGTTCCCTCGGTGTATGTGATGATGGAAGACCTGGCTAATTTGTTCAGAGGCAAAAAACAAAGCAGCGAGAGCTAA